A genomic region of Methanothermobacter sp. CaT2 contains the following coding sequences:
- the polX gene encoding DNA polymerase/3'-5' exonuclease PolX, producing MKNHLVAHILNRVADYMELRGDEFRTKAYRRAARTVEFLGEDIEDVAAQGRLMELPGIGRNIAAKIEEILSTGSLSLLEKMAGEYPVDLDSLLSVEGVGPKTVKLLYEELGIKTLDDLEEQARRHRIRRLRGMGEKRESMILRNIELARSRVSRRPLAYVVPIASRIKSELLELEEVRRVEVAGSIRRGRETVGDIDILVTATDPEMVMEHFTSMDLVEEVVVKGPRKSTVRLREGLDCDLRVFDDEVFGSALLYFTGSWEFNVELRRIAISSSMKLSEYGLFRGDERVAGRTEAEVLEALGLSYIEPELRENHGEVAAAAEGKLPDLLNMSDIRGDLHMHSLFSDGMDTMEYMAEYASILGREYLAFTDHARYIDDMDAYLRAAEHVEDLEVLAGVEVNILHDGSLEVPDRILQDFDLVVASIHDPGNITERLLGAMEHDPVDIIGHPTGRILGAPDPLVDMERVVERAAEVGVALEVNSNPLRLDLRDTHVRMAVDAGCRIAINSDAHSRGALENIRWGVITARRGWAEPDDVINTMGIRKLRRWLGD from the coding sequence ATGAAAAACCATCTGGTGGCCCATATTCTGAACCGTGTTGCTGACTACATGGAACTCAGGGGCGATGAATTCAGGACAAAGGCCTACAGGAGAGCCGCAAGGACGGTGGAATTTCTCGGGGAGGATATAGAGGATGTGGCAGCCCAGGGTAGACTCATGGAACTCCCGGGGATAGGGCGGAACATCGCTGCAAAGATAGAGGAGATACTATCCACGGGTTCACTCTCGCTCCTGGAAAAAATGGCAGGGGAATACCCGGTGGACCTTGACTCCCTTCTCTCAGTGGAGGGTGTGGGTCCGAAGACGGTTAAACTCCTCTACGAGGAGCTGGGGATAAAGACCCTGGACGACCTGGAGGAGCAGGCGAGGAGGCACCGCATCAGGAGACTCAGGGGGATGGGTGAGAAGAGGGAGTCAATGATACTCCGCAACATTGAACTTGCAAGGTCAAGGGTCTCCAGGAGGCCCCTGGCCTACGTGGTCCCAATCGCATCAAGGATAAAATCAGAGCTCCTTGAACTCGAGGAGGTGAGGAGAGTGGAGGTGGCCGGCTCCATAAGGAGGGGCAGGGAGACCGTCGGGGACATCGACATCCTTGTAACGGCCACAGACCCGGAGATGGTCATGGAGCACTTCACATCCATGGACCTCGTTGAGGAGGTTGTTGTTAAGGGCCCCAGGAAGTCAACGGTGCGCCTCAGGGAGGGTCTTGACTGCGACCTCAGGGTCTTCGATGATGAGGTCTTTGGATCGGCGCTACTCTACTTCACCGGTTCATGGGAGTTCAACGTGGAGCTACGGAGGATAGCCATCTCCTCCTCAATGAAACTCAGTGAATACGGCCTCTTCAGGGGGGATGAGAGGGTCGCCGGCAGGACAGAGGCAGAGGTCCTGGAGGCCCTGGGACTCAGTTACATCGAACCCGAGCTCAGGGAGAACCACGGAGAGGTGGCCGCTGCAGCAGAGGGGAAACTCCCTGACCTTTTAAATATGTCAGATATCAGGGGAGACCTCCACATGCACAGCCTCTTCAGTGATGGGATGGACACAATGGAGTACATGGCAGAATACGCATCCATCCTGGGGAGGGAGTACCTGGCATTCACAGATCATGCAAGGTACATAGATGACATGGACGCATACCTGAGGGCCGCGGAGCATGTTGAGGACCTGGAGGTCCTTGCAGGCGTGGAGGTTAACATACTCCATGATGGGAGCCTTGAGGTTCCTGATAGAATCCTGCAGGACTTTGACCTGGTTGTTGCGAGCATCCATGACCCCGGGAACATCACAGAGAGGCTCCTGGGGGCCATGGAACATGACCCCGTGGATATAATAGGCCACCCAACCGGGCGCATACTCGGGGCACCCGACCCCCTCGTTGACATGGAGAGGGTGGTTGAGCGGGCCGCTGAGGTGGGAGTCGCCCTGGAGGTGAACTCCAACCCATTAAGGCTGGACCTCAGGGACACCCATGTCAGGATGGCGGTTGATGCAGGCTGCAGGATCGCAATAAACAGTGACGCCCACTCAAGGGGGGCCCTCGAGAATATCAGGTGGGGTGTTATAACCGCAAGGCGCGGCTGGGCAGAACCAGACGATGTAATAAACACCATGGGCATCAGGAAACTCAGAAGGTGGCTTGGAGACTAA
- a CDS encoding geranylgeranylglyceryl/heptaprenylglyceryl phosphate synthase, with the protein MKVEDYFHDILGERKIHLTLIDPEEQTPEEAVEIAEAAIRGGTDGIMLGGSTTDSSELDATAGALRENIDVPIILFPGNTTGVSRHADAIFFMSLLNSNNPYWIIGAQALGAPAVKKMGIEALPMGYLVVEPGGTVGWVGDTKPVPRNKPDIAAAYAMAAEFLGMRLFYLEAGSGAPQHVPEEMISLVKRCTDQILIVGGGIRTGADAARVASAGADVIVTGTVVEDSSNVEDKIREIVEGMASI; encoded by the coding sequence ATGAAGGTTGAAGATTATTTCCATGATATTCTTGGGGAGAGGAAGATACACCTTACCCTCATCGATCCTGAGGAGCAGACCCCCGAGGAGGCAGTTGAAATCGCAGAGGCCGCCATAAGGGGTGGTACCGATGGTATAATGCTCGGGGGGTCAACCACCGATTCCAGTGAACTCGATGCCACCGCGGGGGCTCTGAGGGAGAACATAGATGTACCGATAATACTTTTCCCTGGGAACACCACAGGTGTCAGCCGCCACGCAGATGCGATATTCTTCATGAGTCTCCTCAACTCAAACAACCCCTACTGGATCATAGGTGCCCAGGCCCTCGGCGCCCCAGCCGTTAAGAAGATGGGGATAGAGGCCCTCCCGATGGGTTACCTTGTGGTTGAACCAGGGGGTACGGTGGGCTGGGTTGGAGATACAAAGCCTGTCCCAAGGAACAAGCCGGACATTGCGGCAGCATATGCCATGGCAGCGGAGTTCCTTGGCATGAGGCTCTTCTACCTTGAGGCGGGTTCAGGTGCCCCCCAGCATGTCCCTGAGGAGATGATATCCCTTGTTAAGAGGTGCACGGATCAGATACTCATCGTGGGTGGCGGTATAAGGACCGGGGCGGATGCTGCGAGGGTTGCCTCTGCAGGTGCAGATGTCATAGTCACGGGTACCGTGGTTGAGGACAGCTCAAACGTTGAGGATAAGATCCGGGAGATCGTTGAGGGAATGGCGTCTATCTGA
- a CDS encoding 50S ribosomal protein L40e has protein sequence MARFEEAENRLFNIKICLKCNARNPPTAKTCRKCGYKGLRYKAKEPRG, from the coding sequence ATGGCAAGATTTGAGGAAGCAGAAAACAGACTATTCAATATCAAGATCTGCCTTAAATGTAACGCCAGGAACCCACCAACTGCAAAGACATGCAGGAAGTGCGGTTACAAGGGATTAAGGTACAAGGCAAAGGAACCGAGGGGTTAA
- a CDS encoding DUF367 family protein — MRIVVYHAEECDRKKCTSLKLGRKGKFKIVNSLNQIPRGALVLNPFSEKAVSPADRDMVMRRGIAALDCSWKKVRKSSVIFQTAGNHRSLPFLVAANPTNYGKPCILSTAEAVAATLYIVGLKDIASDIMSYFKWGPHFLDLNRELLEAYSRARDSREVVEIQNKYIGG, encoded by the coding sequence ATGAGAATAGTGGTATACCATGCAGAGGAGTGTGACAGGAAGAAGTGCACCAGCCTTAAACTGGGCAGGAAGGGAAAATTTAAAATAGTAAATAGTCTCAACCAGATACCCAGAGGTGCACTTGTCCTCAACCCTTTTTCTGAGAAGGCAGTCTCACCCGCAGACCGTGACATGGTCATGAGGAGGGGCATCGCAGCCCTGGACTGCTCATGGAAAAAGGTCAGAAAGTCATCGGTCATATTCCAGACCGCAGGGAACCACAGGTCGCTGCCATTCCTGGTGGCCGCAAACCCCACCAACTATGGCAAGCCCTGCATACTATCAACTGCAGAGGCTGTGGCGGCAACCCTTTATATAGTTGGACTGAAAGATATAGCGTCTGACATCATGTCCTACTTCAAGTGGGGTCCACACTTCCTGGACCTCAACCGTGAACTTCTTGAAGCTTACTCCCGGGCTAGGGATAGCCGTGAGGTTGTTGAGATTCAGAACAAATACATAGGAGGCTAA
- a CDS encoding VWA domain-containing protein, producing the protein MKNLIFPFTAIVGQEKVKKALILNAINPGIGGVLIKGDKGTGKTTAVRALADLLPSLRTVKGCPFNCDPEDPEGACDMCRRGDVEVEYRKMRVVELPLGATEDRVVGSLDIGKALTEGIKALEPGILAEANRNILYVDEINLLDDHLVDVLLDAAAYGVNTVEREGISLQHPSGFILVGTMNPAEGELRPQLSDRIGIHINVETVTDIKQRVLIMKRRDEFEDDPEGFVERFAESQSSLRDRIMAARKLLPAVTIDDDLLELIARVCVDAGVDGHRSDIAIVRTSKAIAAFNGRRRVREEDVEDAIVLVLGERIPGRSYNRENTRREMQRAREEMERERESEEDQGDSETSSGGEGSGGSEGEESGQGAGGSQGNGSSESRGSASLAGLSAGGPERSPETEDVEVDIKKLLKVRGKKKERLYGARVESKTSKGKYIRSRFPRGEPGDVAIDATIRAAASRGEREIRPGDIREKIRKHGARASIVLVVDISGSMFSDRKAAMVKGLIERFIEDAQRHRDRISVVGFRGRDAKVIIPSTARASSFRDAVESIRVGGTTPMAQGIKRGLEILREEKRHGEYVPFMVILSDGMPNVGTGRDPKREAVEAASRLREEDIPSTVINFERGSRGGRDLNMEIALASGGSYYDLHDLRDPSSAVCKIMEHERGMF; encoded by the coding sequence ATGAAGAACCTTATTTTTCCATTCACAGCAATAGTAGGACAGGAAAAGGTTAAAAAGGCCCTTATACTCAACGCAATAAACCCGGGGATAGGTGGTGTCCTCATCAAGGGTGATAAGGGCACAGGTAAGACAACGGCGGTGAGGGCCCTGGCGGACCTTCTGCCATCCCTGAGGACGGTTAAGGGCTGCCCCTTCAACTGCGACCCGGAAGACCCGGAGGGGGCATGTGACATGTGCCGCAGGGGTGACGTGGAGGTTGAATACCGCAAGATGAGGGTTGTTGAACTCCCACTGGGGGCCACAGAGGACCGTGTTGTCGGGTCACTTGACATCGGGAAGGCCCTCACCGAGGGTATAAAGGCCCTTGAGCCCGGGATACTCGCAGAGGCCAACAGGAACATACTCTACGTGGATGAGATAAACCTCCTGGATGACCACCTGGTCGACGTGCTCCTGGATGCAGCGGCCTACGGTGTCAACACAGTGGAGAGGGAGGGCATATCCCTCCAGCACCCCTCAGGGTTCATACTTGTGGGGACAATGAACCCTGCAGAGGGCGAACTGAGGCCCCAGCTCTCAGACAGGATAGGTATACACATAAACGTGGAGACGGTGACCGACATAAAGCAGCGGGTCCTCATAATGAAGAGGAGGGATGAATTCGAGGACGACCCGGAGGGCTTCGTTGAGAGGTTTGCTGAAAGCCAGAGCAGTCTCCGCGACAGGATAATGGCTGCCAGGAAGCTTCTCCCTGCGGTGACAATCGACGATGACCTCCTTGAGCTGATAGCAAGGGTCTGTGTTGATGCCGGTGTTGACGGCCACCGGTCTGACATTGCAATAGTGAGGACATCAAAGGCCATAGCAGCCTTCAATGGAAGAAGAAGGGTCCGTGAGGAGGACGTTGAGGATGCAATAGTCCTTGTACTTGGTGAGAGAATACCCGGCAGGAGCTACAACCGCGAGAACACAAGGAGGGAGATGCAGAGGGCCCGTGAGGAAATGGAACGTGAGAGAGAATCTGAGGAGGATCAGGGCGACTCAGAGACATCATCAGGGGGTGAAGGTTCCGGGGGTTCTGAGGGTGAAGAGTCAGGTCAGGGCGCAGGAGGTTCTCAGGGAAACGGAAGCTCAGAGTCCCGGGGTTCAGCCTCCCTGGCAGGCCTATCTGCAGGGGGACCAGAGAGAAGCCCTGAAACAGAGGACGTCGAAGTCGATATAAAGAAGCTCCTTAAGGTCAGGGGTAAGAAGAAGGAGAGGCTCTACGGTGCACGTGTCGAGTCAAAGACAAGTAAGGGGAAATACATAAGGAGCAGGTTCCCGAGGGGTGAGCCAGGGGATGTTGCCATCGACGCCACAATCCGTGCTGCAGCCTCCAGGGGCGAACGTGAGATAAGGCCCGGTGATATAAGGGAGAAGATACGCAAACACGGTGCAAGGGCATCAATCGTCCTGGTGGTGGATATAAGCGGGTCAATGTTCTCTGACAGGAAGGCCGCTATGGTCAAGGGACTCATAGAGAGGTTCATAGAGGATGCGCAGAGGCACAGGGACCGTATAAGTGTGGTTGGCTTCAGGGGCAGGGATGCGAAGGTCATAATACCCTCAACTGCCCGTGCATCATCATTCAGGGATGCCGTGGAGAGTATAAGGGTCGGGGGCACAACACCAATGGCCCAGGGCATAAAGAGGGGTCTTGAAATACTCAGGGAGGAGAAGAGGCACGGCGAGTACGTTCCATTCATGGTCATACTCAGTGATGGCATGCCAAACGTGGGGACCGGCAGGGACCCAAAGAGGGAGGCGGTTGAGGCCGCCTCAAGGCTGAGGGAGGAGGATATACCCTCAACCGTGATAAACTTTGAGAGGGGATCCAGGGGTGGAAGGGACCTAAACATGGAGATAGCCCTGGCCTCAGGTGGCAGCTACTATGACCTCCACGACCTCAGGGACCCATCAAGCGCTGTCTGTAAGATAATGGAGCATGAGAGGGGGATGTTCTAG
- a CDS encoding hydrogenase maturation nickel metallochaperone HypA — protein sequence MCTVGGPMADIDIKKMKTRKCRCLDCGNEFKGVGRRVICPSCQSDNVECEG from the coding sequence ATGTGTACCGTTGGAGGTCCAATGGCTGATATTGATATTAAGAAGATGAAGACCCGTAAATGCAGGTGCCTTGACTGTGGAAACGAATTCAAGGGCGTTGGAAGGCGGGTTATCTGCCCATCATGCCAGTCAGATAACGTTGAATGCGAAGGCTAG
- a CDS encoding DUF116 domain-containing protein: protein MTMISEFYQIFGQLVFLAGVGILVMLASSLFLGRLLLNEDRLIFPRLLLITVDMFYGPFKKFSETLGLNSRIVDQIGVEVRNKINEKRFKSIDPHDKALVLPHCLRNPECEARLERTGLICTGCNRCIIGKIKERAEAIGYTVFVIPGSTFIKKIVEEHRFKAVLGVACYQDLNLAMMKLSKFSPQGVPLLRDGCFKTKVDFRAVLQKMGIEEELRRPRACMSQVPGKTPEQ, encoded by the coding sequence ATGACCATGATCAGTGAATTCTATCAGATATTTGGACAGCTGGTGTTCCTTGCAGGGGTGGGCATACTGGTTATGCTGGCTTCAAGCCTCTTCCTTGGGAGGCTCCTCCTGAATGAGGACAGACTTATATTCCCCAGGCTCCTCCTCATCACGGTCGACATGTTCTATGGACCATTCAAGAAGTTCTCAGAGACCCTTGGCCTCAACAGCCGCATAGTGGACCAGATAGGTGTTGAGGTCAGGAACAAGATCAACGAGAAGCGGTTCAAATCCATAGACCCCCATGATAAGGCCCTTGTACTGCCACACTGCCTCAGAAATCCCGAGTGCGAGGCCAGACTCGAAAGGACAGGGCTGATCTGCACCGGATGCAACAGGTGCATCATAGGGAAGATCAAGGAGAGGGCTGAGGCCATCGGATACACGGTCTTCGTGATACCCGGGTCAACCTTCATAAAGAAGATCGTGGAGGAGCACAGATTCAAGGCTGTCCTGGGGGTTGCATGCTACCAGGACCTGAACCTCGCCATGATGAAGCTGTCGAAGTTCTCGCCCCAGGGTGTACCCCTCCTGAGGGACGGCTGCTTCAAGACAAAGGTGGACTTCAGGGCGGTCCTGCAGAAGATGGGAATAGAGGAGGAGCTAAGAAGACCAAGGGCCTGCATGAGCCAGGTCCCGGGGAAGACACCGGAGCAGTGA
- a CDS encoding TatD family hydrolase, giving the protein MDIPITDNHIHVDPVNGEGPVAVAEKFYRAGGRRMIIPNKPSWTINAGTDYHKTMDTVLGYVEMINRETEVEAHAVVGLHPAELSRLLEAGREIERAEEMIRDGLEYAQSLVLEGRAVAIGEVGRPHYPVSEEELAAHNRLMVYAMELAAEASCPVQLHTESSGPEEFREFAGMAERAGIKKHMVIKHFSGPFTAPEENHGLTPSLIASREVVRDGIRKGGPFLMETDYLDDIRRPGAVLGPKTVPRRTLEFINKGIFTEEDAYRIHEETVERVYGI; this is encoded by the coding sequence ATGGACATCCCCATCACCGATAACCACATACACGTTGACCCTGTTAACGGTGAGGGCCCGGTTGCAGTTGCAGAGAAATTCTACAGGGCAGGGGGCAGGCGGATGATAATCCCGAATAAGCCCTCCTGGACCATAAATGCAGGTACCGACTACCATAAAACCATGGACACGGTCCTGGGCTACGTTGAGATGATCAACAGGGAGACTGAAGTTGAGGCCCATGCAGTTGTGGGACTGCACCCTGCAGAGCTATCAAGGCTCCTTGAGGCCGGCCGTGAGATTGAGAGGGCTGAGGAGATGATCAGGGACGGGCTGGAATACGCCCAGTCCCTGGTACTGGAGGGGAGGGCTGTGGCCATCGGCGAGGTCGGAAGGCCCCACTACCCGGTCAGTGAGGAGGAGCTCGCAGCCCATAACAGGCTCATGGTATATGCCATGGAACTTGCAGCCGAGGCTTCATGCCCTGTTCAGCTACACACCGAGAGCTCGGGCCCAGAGGAGTTCAGGGAATTTGCTGGTATGGCTGAAAGGGCTGGTATAAAGAAGCATATGGTTATAAAGCATTTCTCAGGGCCCTTTACAGCCCCTGAGGAGAACCATGGTCTCACTCCATCCCTCATTGCCTCAAGGGAGGTTGTGAGGGATGGTATCAGGAAGGGGGGTCCTTTCCTGATGGAGACAGACTACCTTGATGATATCAGAAGGCCCGGTGCCGTCCTTGGTCCAAAAACAGTGCCAAGGAGGACCCTTGAATTTATCAATAAGGGGATCTTCACCGAGGAAGATGCCTACAGGATCCACGAGGAGACCGTTGAGAGGGTCTACGGGATCTAA
- a CDS encoding TIGR00267 family protein produces the protein MDVRGFIHEYINMSRYVALGTLDGILAVMGVTLTASGVAGAGGLSMDNYLIALTGLSGGVALAMSNAFGSFIGERAEETRTMRELERKMMMDEGKLDDTIIHQQARRRVYMSMFTHGFSSFLGSFVPVLPFLLIDDRLTATIVTLLLCLIALLILGVYLGRVSRENILRTSLEVVVIGVLIGVVSLLLGGSH, from the coding sequence ATGGATGTGCGTGGATTTATTCATGAGTACATAAATATGAGCAGGTACGTGGCCCTGGGCACCCTTGATGGGATACTGGCTGTTATGGGTGTCACCCTGACAGCAAGCGGTGTTGCAGGTGCCGGCGGTCTCAGCATGGATAACTACCTCATAGCCCTCACAGGACTCAGTGGGGGTGTGGCCCTTGCAATGTCCAATGCCTTCGGCTCATTCATTGGTGAGAGGGCTGAGGAGACCAGGACCATGCGTGAACTTGAGAGGAAGATGATGATGGATGAGGGTAAACTCGATGACACCATCATCCACCAGCAGGCCCGGAGGAGGGTGTACATGAGCATGTTCACCCATGGGTTCTCAAGCTTCCTGGGATCCTTTGTACCGGTCCTGCCCTTCCTTTTGATAGATGACAGGTTAACCGCCACCATCGTCACGCTTCTGCTCTGCCTCATCGCCCTTTTAATCCTTGGAGTATACCTTGGAAGGGTTTCAAGGGAGAATATCTTAAGGACGAGCCTTGAGGTCGTGGTCATAGGGGTACTTATAGGGGTGGTGAGCCTGCTTCTCGGGGGTTCGCACTGA
- the hmgA gene encoding hydroxymethylglutaryl-CoA reductase (NADPH), whose translation MSIMDDLMEGRIKLYEIERHVPVDEAVRIRREFIERTCGVKLEHVSNYTMDMERASRRNIENPIGAVQIPLGVAGPLTVRGEHADGEYYVPLATSEGALVASVNRGCSVITRAGGATVRVTGDSMTRAPVIRTGSVVEALRLREWIYENIDALREEAESTTRHGKLVKIDPVMVVGSYVYPRFVYTTGDSMGMNMVTIATERALELLTRETGAHVIALSGNLCTDKKPAAVNLIEGRGKSITAEITVPGEMVESVLKTTPEAVVEVNTAKNLIGSAAAGSMGFNAHYANIIGAIFLATGQDEAHIVEGSLGVTIAEERKGDLYFAVNLPDVPLATVGGGTGLETASECLDIMGVRGGGRVHEFAEIVGGAVLAGELSLMGALAAGHLARAHSELGRG comes from the coding sequence ATGTCAATCATGGATGACCTCATGGAGGGGAGGATCAAACTCTACGAGATCGAAAGGCACGTCCCGGTGGATGAGGCCGTCAGAATAAGAAGGGAGTTCATTGAGAGGACCTGCGGGGTTAAACTTGAACACGTCTCAAACTACACCATGGATATGGAGCGCGCCTCAAGGAGGAACATAGAGAACCCCATAGGGGCTGTGCAGATCCCCCTGGGAGTGGCGGGGCCACTCACTGTGAGGGGTGAACACGCAGACGGTGAATACTATGTTCCCCTGGCAACATCTGAGGGTGCCCTCGTCGCATCGGTGAACAGGGGGTGCTCGGTGATCACACGGGCCGGAGGGGCCACCGTCAGGGTGACGGGCGACTCAATGACCCGCGCACCCGTCATAAGGACTGGATCAGTGGTTGAGGCCCTCAGACTGAGGGAATGGATCTACGAGAACATTGATGCCCTCAGGGAGGAGGCAGAATCCACAACCAGGCATGGTAAGCTCGTTAAGATAGACCCTGTTATGGTGGTCGGCTCCTACGTCTACCCACGCTTCGTCTACACAACCGGCGACAGCATGGGGATGAACATGGTAACCATTGCAACCGAGAGGGCCCTTGAACTCCTCACCAGGGAGACCGGGGCCCATGTGATAGCACTGAGCGGTAACCTCTGCACCGACAAGAAGCCCGCCGCCGTTAACCTCATAGAGGGGAGGGGTAAGAGTATAACAGCCGAGATCACGGTACCCGGCGAGATGGTCGAGTCTGTCCTTAAAACAACGCCTGAGGCCGTTGTCGAGGTTAACACAGCCAAGAACCTCATCGGTTCAGCAGCAGCAGGTAGCATGGGCTTCAATGCACATTACGCCAACATAATAGGGGCCATATTCCTTGCAACAGGACAGGACGAGGCCCACATAGTCGAGGGAAGTCTGGGGGTTACCATTGCAGAGGAGAGAAAAGGGGACCTCTACTTCGCGGTGAACCTCCCGGATGTCCCCCTGGCAACTGTCGGCGGCGGCACAGGACTTGAAACCGCCTCTGAGTGCCTTGATATCATGGGTGTAAGGGGCGGAGGCAGGGTCCACGAGTTTGCAGAGATAGTTGGAGGGGCTGTTCTTGCAGGGGAGCTGTCCCTGATGGGTGCCCTTGCAGCGGGTCACCTTGCACGTGCACACAGTGAACTCGGTCGTGGATGA
- the sucD gene encoding succinate--CoA ligase subunit alpha has translation MILLDEDTRCLVQGITGKQGSFHTKQMLDYGTRIVAGVTPGKGGQEFLGVDVYNSVEEVTEETDVNASIIFVPAPFAKDAAFESIKHLDLVVIITEHIPVHDSMQIMEYASRMGKTVIGPNTPGIITPGVGKLGIMPTHIFSEGSIGIVSRSGTLTYEFAAQLTEAGFGQSTCVGIGGDPVTGLGFVDVLERFEDDPDTEAVVLIGEIGGDAEERAASYIEEMSKPVFAFISGATAPPGKRMGHAGAIIEGGTGTASSKREALEAAGAVVVDRPSAIVHEIRAHMGVG, from the coding sequence ATGATACTGCTTGATGAGGATACCAGGTGCCTTGTTCAGGGCATAACAGGTAAACAGGGATCATTCCACACTAAACAGATGCTCGACTATGGAACCCGCATAGTGGCGGGTGTTACGCCCGGTAAGGGCGGCCAGGAGTTCCTTGGCGTGGATGTCTACAACTCGGTGGAGGAGGTCACCGAGGAGACCGATGTCAATGCATCCATAATATTTGTACCTGCACCCTTCGCAAAGGACGCGGCCTTTGAATCAATAAAACATCTGGACCTTGTTGTAATAATAACCGAGCACATACCTGTCCATGACTCCATGCAGATAATGGAGTACGCCTCTAGGATGGGTAAGACGGTTATAGGCCCCAACACCCCCGGCATAATCACTCCGGGTGTCGGGAAGCTTGGCATAATGCCCACCCACATATTCAGCGAGGGAAGCATAGGCATAGTCTCAAGGAGCGGCACACTGACCTATGAATTTGCAGCCCAGCTCACAGAGGCAGGATTCGGCCAGAGTACATGTGTGGGTATCGGGGGGGACCCTGTAACAGGACTCGGATTCGTGGATGTACTTGAAAGATTCGAGGATGACCCCGATACAGAAGCCGTCGTCCTGATAGGTGAGATCGGCGGGGACGCAGAGGAGAGGGCTGCCAGTTACATAGAGGAGATGTCAAAGCCTGTTTTCGCCTTCATATCAGGTGCAACTGCACCCCCAGGTAAGCGGATGGGACATGCAGGGGCAATAATCGAGGGCGGCACAGGAACCGCCAGCAGCAAGAGGGAGGCCCTGGAGGCGGCCGGGGCAGTGGTTGTTGACAGGCCATCAGCCATAGTCCATGAGATCAGGGCCCACATGGGGGTGGGCTGA
- the aroD gene encoding type I 3-dehydroquinate dehydratase, translated as MNTKICVPVFEKTAPEVTESAGRAIDAGADILEIRIDGLQNPGEVNIRELIEDIGFPVIATNRSPVEGGHFSGSEDERIKLLMAAAEVADFVDIELSSAREDIERVTGSARRSIVSYHNFRETPSLEALLRIVRMAKEMGDIAKVAVMPENLADTLVVLQLLTFEEDTVAISMGELGKYTRVAAALFGSPITFASMGRGTAPGQMDVDVTRKMIRELMPED; from the coding sequence ATGAACACAAAGATCTGTGTCCCTGTATTTGAGAAGACAGCCCCGGAGGTTACTGAGTCAGCCGGGAGGGCCATTGATGCAGGTGCGGATATCCTTGAAATAAGAATTGATGGCCTCCAGAATCCTGGAGAAGTTAATATCAGGGAACTCATAGAGGATATAGGGTTCCCTGTGATTGCAACCAACCGATCACCTGTCGAGGGTGGTCATTTCAGTGGCAGCGAGGATGAAAGAATAAAGCTGCTGATGGCTGCCGCTGAGGTCGCCGACTTCGTGGATATTGAACTCAGCAGTGCCCGTGAGGACATAGAGCGGGTCACAGGGAGTGCCAGGAGAAGCATCGTATCCTACCATAACTTCAGGGAGACGCCCTCACTGGAGGCCCTCCTGAGGATCGTCAGGATGGCTAAGGAGATGGGTGACATCGCCAAGGTAGCTGTGATGCCAGAGAACCTGGCAGACACCCTGGTGGTACTCCAGCTCCTCACATTTGAGGAGGACACTGTGGCAATATCCATGGGGGAACTCGGTAAATACACGAGGGTTGCAGCCGCCCTCTTTGGCTCACCCATCACCTTCGCATCAATGGGGAGGGGGACAGCCCCGGGACAGATGGATGTTGATGTAACCCGGAAAATGATTAGAGAACTCATGCCGGAGGATTGA